The following are encoded together in the Pelagicoccus enzymogenes genome:
- a CDS encoding GxGYxYP domain-containing protein has translation MTRTLKISLAAVLSLAMGLTTLAEPSKKAWVMRFDLDWKVASGLPEKAMLVSLQGLANREEAQLYIIHPADFQWEITEPLYDFYQRKHGVAFSEIPDAKAALKRFKSAAKGYVVWDKEVGPSLNVAFTIAGLEDAVVVSEELIPLVRKVGLKEIDDLRGRYTGQSDAEIYGDAIERYWHRCNRDKIMLMGGHRGRVMMPAMADWGIRERMFFHDLSADPNEADELVLNRQLLEDLNPGATVFGWHPYGKDTEEQSTMLLSLYGLKMEGLHNLPNLSYNCQFSFTPGFRFTNNHHVGLDETLVAEEKVYISFVQSDSIGIGVWTKPGRGKLPFAWQVTMNWTKFSPAALEYFHESATPNDYFIGGLSGPGYMYPNNIPKERFPQLMEEAKELMAVLDERVMEIMDNSAADGNVGNADLFKETVDAYYEAFPDVIGFINGYGPARTFDLRDTRPMLSYDYYIDPKRPREEVTADLNELIVLNSKRPYFLLVHVRESNDVNSLVEVVENLEGPVEVKPLDVFLKLAASNKTYQTRFRQPDDPVHFKGY, from the coding sequence ATGACACGTACTTTAAAGATTTCTCTCGCAGCCGTCCTGTCGCTGGCAATGGGCCTGACGACGTTGGCTGAACCGTCCAAAAAGGCTTGGGTCATGCGCTTCGACTTGGATTGGAAGGTCGCAAGCGGGCTTCCGGAAAAGGCGATGCTGGTGAGCCTGCAAGGCCTTGCCAACCGCGAGGAAGCCCAGCTGTACATTATCCATCCGGCCGACTTTCAGTGGGAGATCACGGAGCCGCTCTACGACTTCTATCAGCGGAAGCATGGGGTGGCGTTTAGCGAGATTCCCGATGCGAAGGCGGCGCTGAAGCGTTTCAAGTCTGCGGCCAAAGGTTATGTCGTGTGGGACAAGGAAGTGGGGCCCTCCCTGAATGTGGCCTTCACGATCGCTGGCCTGGAAGACGCGGTCGTGGTGAGCGAGGAACTGATTCCCTTGGTGCGCAAGGTTGGCCTGAAGGAGATCGACGATTTGCGGGGGCGCTACACTGGGCAGTCCGACGCGGAAATTTACGGAGACGCGATCGAGCGCTACTGGCATCGCTGCAACCGGGACAAGATCATGTTGATGGGCGGACATCGCGGCCGCGTGATGATGCCAGCCATGGCGGACTGGGGGATTCGCGAGCGCATGTTCTTTCACGACTTGTCGGCGGATCCGAACGAGGCGGACGAGCTTGTATTGAATCGGCAACTACTGGAGGACTTGAATCCGGGGGCGACGGTTTTTGGCTGGCATCCTTATGGAAAGGATACGGAAGAGCAGTCTACGATGTTGCTCTCGCTCTACGGATTGAAGATGGAAGGGCTGCACAATTTGCCGAACTTGAGCTACAACTGCCAGTTCAGCTTCACTCCCGGTTTCAGGTTTACGAACAACCATCATGTGGGCCTCGACGAGACCTTGGTCGCGGAGGAGAAGGTTTATATTTCCTTCGTGCAGTCGGACAGCATTGGAATCGGCGTTTGGACCAAGCCCGGTCGGGGCAAGCTCCCCTTTGCCTGGCAGGTGACGATGAACTGGACCAAGTTCTCCCCGGCGGCGCTAGAGTATTTTCACGAGTCGGCCACGCCCAACGACTATTTTATCGGCGGGCTTTCCGGGCCAGGCTACATGTATCCAAATAACATTCCGAAGGAGCGTTTTCCGCAGTTGATGGAGGAGGCCAAGGAGTTGATGGCGGTGCTTGACGAACGCGTGATGGAGATCATGGACAACTCGGCAGCGGATGGAAACGTGGGCAATGCCGACTTGTTCAAGGAAACGGTGGACGCATACTATGAAGCCTTCCCGGATGTGATCGGTTTCATCAATGGCTATGGACCGGCTCGCACGTTCGACCTGAGGGATACGCGTCCCATGCTGTCATACGACTATTATATTGACCCGAAACGGCCGCGCGAGGAGGTGACGGCTGATTTGAACGAGCTGATCGTTCTCAACAGCAAGCGACCCTATTTCTTGCTCGTGCATGTGCGAGAGTCGAACGACGTGAACAGCTTGGTGGAGGTCGTGGAAAACTTGGAGGGGCCGGTCGAGGTGAAGCCGCTGGACGTCTTTTTGAAGCTTGCTGCGAGCAACAAGACTTACCAAACGCGCTTTCGCCAGCCGGACGATCCGGTGCATTTCAAAGGGTACTAG
- a CDS encoding GxGYxYP domain-containing protein: protein MELNTGKRFLAVAMLGIIGGCLGFGQAKEASYMEFDADWSLDGDLPEKAMLISLQGVVNKAGPKLYFRYPESWPWKITGELKSFYEARHGFDFLEVENAERALSAYASQVDGYVVWDKQVRTSLIVAFTVCGLENAIAVNEDLIPLAKAAGLKPVADLCGAFRGMDDAEIYQIAYDRYWERCSKEVAIWMGGVHGSRMEPGIADYGIYRGAFFCDLSASPEDEEELALHKRILSELDSDATIMGWHSYAKDTEGQHVSLISSYGLKMEGLNSLPNISFNCQIPFTDDFVFKNNHNVGAEDVLKAEEKVYVSLIQTDSMGIGAWTKPGRGRIPYAWQVSMSWSRTSPGALQYFAEAATPNDYFIGGLSGPGYMYPKPIPEARFWPLMEEANELMDTLDLRVMEIMDYSEGNRHVGNTDLPKELVDRYYEAFPDVIGFVNGYGSARTFDLRGRRPMLSYDYYLGLNRPTAEAIADLEELIQMNRKRPYFLLIHVRESTTIDRVADILDGVTEDMEVIPLDVFLKLAASEQTYERRFLQESDPVDRNAFR from the coding sequence ATGGAATTGAATACGGGGAAGCGTTTTTTGGCCGTTGCGATGCTGGGCATCATTGGAGGCTGCCTAGGGTTCGGCCAAGCTAAGGAAGCGAGCTACATGGAGTTTGATGCGGACTGGAGCCTCGACGGAGACCTGCCCGAGAAAGCCATGTTGATCAGCTTGCAGGGGGTGGTCAACAAGGCGGGGCCCAAGCTCTACTTTCGCTATCCGGAGTCATGGCCTTGGAAGATAACGGGGGAATTGAAGTCCTTTTACGAAGCCCGGCATGGCTTTGACTTTCTTGAAGTCGAGAATGCGGAAAGAGCCTTGAGCGCCTACGCTTCGCAGGTGGACGGATATGTCGTTTGGGACAAGCAAGTGCGCACTTCTCTGATCGTAGCTTTCACGGTTTGCGGTTTGGAGAATGCGATTGCGGTGAACGAGGATCTCATTCCGCTGGCGAAGGCGGCAGGCTTGAAGCCGGTAGCGGACCTGTGCGGAGCGTTTCGTGGCATGGACGACGCGGAGATTTACCAGATCGCTTACGATCGCTACTGGGAGCGATGCAGCAAGGAGGTCGCTATCTGGATGGGAGGCGTGCATGGATCCCGCATGGAACCGGGAATCGCCGATTACGGAATCTATCGAGGGGCCTTCTTTTGCGACTTGTCGGCCAGTCCGGAAGACGAGGAAGAACTCGCTTTGCACAAGCGGATTTTGAGCGAACTCGATTCCGATGCCACGATCATGGGATGGCATTCCTACGCCAAGGATACGGAAGGGCAACACGTCAGCTTGATATCCAGCTACGGCTTGAAAATGGAAGGCTTGAACAGCCTGCCCAATATCAGCTTCAACTGCCAGATCCCCTTTACCGATGACTTTGTATTCAAAAATAACCACAATGTGGGCGCGGAGGACGTGTTGAAGGCGGAGGAAAAGGTTTACGTTTCTCTGATTCAAACGGATAGCATGGGGATCGGAGCCTGGACGAAACCGGGCCGCGGCCGCATTCCTTACGCTTGGCAGGTTTCCATGAGTTGGAGTCGCACCTCGCCGGGGGCCTTGCAGTATTTCGCGGAAGCGGCCACGCCGAACGACTACTTTATCGGAGGCCTTTCCGGTCCGGGCTACATGTACCCCAAGCCTATTCCGGAAGCGCGTTTTTGGCCCTTGATGGAGGAGGCGAACGAATTGATGGATACGCTGGATTTGCGAGTGATGGAGATTATGGACTACTCGGAAGGGAATCGCCATGTGGGCAATACCGATTTGCCAAAGGAACTTGTGGATCGCTACTACGAGGCCTTCCCCGATGTGATCGGCTTTGTCAATGGTTATGGCTCCGCTCGCACTTTCGATCTCCGCGGGCGGCGGCCCATGCTTTCCTACGATTATTACCTTGGATTGAATCGTCCCACCGCGGAAGCGATCGCGGACTTGGAGGAGCTGATCCAGATGAACCGGAAACGCCCTTATTTTCTGCTCATTCATGTGAGGGAATCGACCACCATCGATCGGGTCGCCGATATTTTGGATGGCGTGACGGAGGATATGGAAGTGATTCCGTTGGACGTTTTTCTGAAGCTGGCCGCGAGCGAGCAGACTTATGAACGCCGTTTCTTGCAGGAGTCGGATCCGGTTGACCGCAACGCATTCCGTTGA
- a CDS encoding amidohydrolase family protein, translating to MKIIDVHTHPVFFGKGKTKPEVDQLVAYSKSLGIEKMVCLGDVLVHGPCPSAKELRAINEQTRQLLAWYPKFFIGFCYLNPTLGEKAIRGELDRCLAEGFQGIKLEIANNARDAVMTPLMRAAAAHDIPVLQHTWDTLGKPMRKTHSDPKDTCLLARRFPDVKIIMAHLYGFGLRGVLEAQDLPNLYIDTSSCLPFAGLIEYAVEKLGPERILYGSDIPIRELGQCIGRVTGSDIDESAKRKILYSNAHTFLNLA from the coding sequence ATGAAAATCATCGACGTCCACACTCACCCAGTCTTCTTCGGCAAAGGAAAAACGAAGCCCGAGGTTGACCAGCTCGTCGCCTATAGCAAGTCGCTCGGAATCGAAAAAATGGTCTGCCTCGGCGACGTGCTCGTGCACGGTCCCTGCCCTTCGGCAAAAGAGCTGCGAGCCATCAACGAGCAAACCCGCCAGCTTCTCGCCTGGTACCCAAAGTTCTTCATCGGCTTTTGCTACCTCAATCCCACCTTGGGAGAAAAAGCCATACGCGGAGAATTGGACCGCTGTCTCGCCGAGGGCTTCCAAGGCATCAAACTGGAAATTGCCAACAACGCCCGGGACGCCGTCATGACCCCGCTCATGAGAGCGGCTGCCGCGCACGACATCCCCGTCCTCCAGCACACCTGGGACACCCTGGGAAAACCCATGCGCAAGACCCACAGCGACCCCAAGGACACCTGCCTGCTTGCCCGGCGCTTTCCCGACGTGAAAATCATTATGGCTCATCTCTACGGGTTCGGCTTGCGGGGCGTCCTCGAAGCCCAAGACCTGCCAAACCTCTACATCGACACCTCCAGCTGCCTTCCCTTCGCCGGGCTAATCGAATACGCCGTCGAAAAGCTCGGCCCCGAACGCATCCTCTACGGATCCGACATTCCCATTCGAGAGCTTGGGCAGTGCATCGGCAGAGTAACCGGTTCCGACATAGACGAATCTGCCAAGCGCAAGATCCTGTATTCAAACGCCCATACCTTTCTCAATCTCGCCTAG
- a CDS encoding amidohydrolase family protein gives MTFIDSNLSIGRWPFARLPQRSPQQLATHLQKHQIQTGLVSHLETLFLADPDPANRELLSACKRIPELVPVPALNLALPNWLASLESYRTAAEIKAVKLYPNFHNFRLASRACTELVQHLQTEKIRLIVNVRVQDERHQYHGLKIQGVRTQQIRRLAQRFPDFKILCTGLFRPEILELAPDCPNLNFDLSFADWHELVNGLLETITPDRLFFGSHTPLMVTEANTYKLQSSTISQSLKTQIARGNAQRFFEL, from the coding sequence ATGACCTTCATCGACAGCAACCTTTCCATCGGACGCTGGCCTTTCGCTCGCCTCCCTCAACGCAGCCCCCAGCAACTCGCCACCCACCTGCAGAAGCATCAGATCCAGACTGGACTCGTCTCCCACCTAGAAACGCTTTTCCTCGCCGACCCCGACCCCGCAAACCGAGAACTCCTCTCGGCATGCAAACGTATCCCTGAGCTCGTGCCCGTCCCGGCCCTCAACCTCGCCCTGCCAAACTGGCTAGCCTCCCTCGAAAGCTACCGAACAGCCGCCGAGATCAAGGCCGTCAAACTGTATCCAAATTTCCATAACTTTCGCCTCGCCAGCCGGGCCTGCACGGAACTCGTCCAGCACCTGCAAACGGAAAAAATCCGACTCATCGTAAACGTCCGGGTGCAAGACGAGCGGCACCAGTACCATGGCCTCAAGATCCAAGGCGTCCGCACCCAACAGATCCGCCGCCTCGCCCAACGTTTCCCTGACTTCAAGATCCTCTGCACCGGCCTCTTCCGTCCGGAGATCCTGGAACTCGCTCCCGACTGCCCCAACCTCAACTTCGACCTCTCCTTCGCCGACTGGCACGAGCTCGTGAACGGCCTGCTGGAAACCATCACCCCAGACCGCCTTTTCTTCGGCTCCCACACCCCCCTGATGGTCACCGAAGCCAATACCTACAAGCTCCAAAGCTCCACCATTTCCCAGTCGCTCAAAACCCAAATCGCCCGCGGGAACGCCCAACGCTTCTTCGAGCTTTAA
- a CDS encoding sodium:solute symporter family protein — MPELHFLNALDYTILAGYMVMIVAIGIYVARFNKKTTDYFKGGGHIPWQLSMVSLFISGFSAFMFVGASGITYKNGGGAILLFSLALPAYLLGYYVFAIRWRRTRLDTPLQFLTRRFSRETTYFYTLLAVVPNTLVLGIMVYTLCIFTSTALGISEQVFDLGLFTIKGFELSILITGSVIVIYTTLGGLWAVMVTDGIQFLIVLLVTLIITPLSYSYIGDGSIIDGLKRIASDTPDGYFDINLEGKPLLFWPVYFVYIIFGYNVNWHIAQRYYSVADERDTRKMALWCAGLSFVLPMLWILPIFTTPIIFPDIASLWPSLTSPEEASFVTLALAVLPHGMLGLLTAAIFAATMSSTDTLFNWLGAVLTKDVYVPLTTSLKGRAPSERTQLWFGKASVACLGLFSIFVALNIKRFGGAFDVYMKAESLYKITLFVPVFFGLLYTRTPWWSAIASVSAGVLGVFFVGIAAASGAEDGITVMNVLFADIQANWFGFELTRYELNAIVGILASGSVFLATAFFDKREGAFKKRIESFETDLKTPAYAEPDAKIGPEGLIAYKLLGYLSLLIGAVLLLVTFLTLERSGWLNTIAGLISATIGITIVKAVRQYQARHHPNPPAPIQP, encoded by the coding sequence ATGCCTGAACTCCATTTCTTAAACGCGCTCGACTATACGATACTGGCTGGATACATGGTCATGATCGTGGCCATCGGAATCTACGTGGCCCGCTTCAACAAGAAAACCACCGATTACTTCAAAGGCGGCGGACACATTCCATGGCAACTTTCCATGGTCTCTCTTTTCATTTCGGGCTTCTCCGCCTTCATGTTCGTCGGCGCCTCTGGAATAACATACAAAAACGGCGGCGGCGCCATCTTGCTCTTCAGCCTCGCCCTTCCAGCGTATTTGCTCGGCTACTACGTCTTTGCCATCCGCTGGCGCCGCACCCGCCTCGACACCCCCCTGCAATTCCTGACCCGCCGCTTCTCCCGCGAAACGACCTACTTCTACACCTTGCTCGCCGTCGTGCCCAACACCCTCGTGCTGGGCATCATGGTCTACACCCTCTGCATTTTCACTTCCACCGCCCTGGGCATCAGCGAGCAGGTCTTCGACCTCGGACTCTTCACCATCAAGGGATTCGAACTTTCAATCCTCATCACCGGCAGCGTCATCGTCATCTACACCACTCTGGGTGGGCTCTGGGCAGTCATGGTAACCGATGGTATCCAGTTTCTCATCGTTCTGCTCGTCACCCTCATCATCACGCCCCTGTCCTACTCCTATATCGGCGACGGAAGCATTATCGACGGGCTGAAGCGAATCGCCAGCGATACTCCGGACGGCTACTTCGATATCAACCTCGAAGGCAAGCCGCTGCTTTTCTGGCCGGTCTACTTCGTGTACATAATATTCGGATACAACGTAAACTGGCACATCGCCCAACGTTACTACAGCGTCGCTGACGAGCGCGACACTCGCAAGATGGCCCTCTGGTGCGCCGGACTTTCCTTTGTCCTCCCCATGCTCTGGATCCTGCCCATCTTCACCACACCTATCATCTTTCCAGATATCGCATCCCTCTGGCCTAGCCTCACCAGTCCTGAGGAAGCCTCCTTCGTCACCCTCGCCCTTGCGGTTCTGCCGCACGGCATGCTCGGCCTTCTCACCGCCGCCATCTTCGCCGCCACCATGAGCTCCACCGACACGCTCTTCAATTGGCTCGGAGCCGTGCTGACCAAAGACGTCTACGTCCCGCTCACAACTTCCCTCAAAGGAAGAGCCCCCTCCGAACGCACCCAACTTTGGTTCGGCAAGGCCTCCGTGGCATGCCTAGGCCTCTTCTCCATTTTCGTCGCCCTCAACATCAAGCGTTTCGGCGGAGCCTTTGACGTCTACATGAAGGCGGAATCGCTCTACAAGATCACCCTCTTCGTTCCCGTATTCTTCGGACTGCTCTACACCAGAACGCCTTGGTGGTCCGCCATCGCCTCCGTCAGCGCCGGCGTTCTTGGCGTGTTCTTCGTCGGAATCGCCGCCGCGTCCGGAGCCGAGGACGGAATCACCGTGATGAACGTTCTTTTCGCCGACATCCAAGCAAACTGGTTCGGCTTCGAGCTTACCCGCTACGAACTCAACGCCATCGTCGGCATCCTCGCCAGCGGCAGCGTCTTCCTCGCTACCGCCTTCTTCGATAAACGTGAAGGGGCCTTCAAGAAGCGTATCGAATCTTTCGAGACAGACCTAAAAACGCCTGCCTACGCCGAGCCAGACGCCAAGATCGGCCCAGAAGGGCTGATCGCCTACAAGCTGCTCGGCTACCTTTCCCTGCTCATTGGAGCCGTGCTGCTGCTCGTCACTTTCCTGACCCTCGAACGTAGCGGTTGGCTCAATACAATCGCAGGACTCATTTCAGCCACCATCGGCATCACTATCGTCAAAGCCGTGCGCCAATACCAAGCGCGCCATCACCCCAACCCTCCCGCCCCTATCCAGCCATGA
- a CDS encoding heparinase II/III domain-containing protein — protein sequence MTRRDLLRYASGSLLLASLPASLGAKNTSSQRLFFERYEIGKIRANARSALLAPTYREWASRDLSELQDALHAFEQSGDIVRDFATIINRLTEFSLVQLVEPSSQRRDALLSALKRLISYPKWDYFLDGDKEIGIQRSSLATVRILFAREVLDDAIDDSLDKKILDAIAAKGCLPCYRAVYGMDHPDTVTGWRFDDRHEGFYQLSMERWPMILGDNNLRSAPSSALGIGAIALLGHDPRAQQWLDTAVSSFQRVLRLFSPDGSYFEGLSYANYTLRTALNFFDAHARSVGGIDWSKKANFDGMLDFIASMQAGKNADGTPDIVNFSDARSSVYACVPAWIGKQTGNPLAQYQVEQMSLPTYFLDFLWYEPGKASSPPPPALLNVRNQLDWVLCRSGWDPDDAVLAFRSGGPCNHEHADRNHITYKFHGERLLTDLFGAAYDSRHSGWEMRKTKAHNSVLVNGMGNHYHDGQEGTNDSKSYAAITQYQIQGDTVWWTSDATAAYLIENDHITKVLRTVIFHKPDLVIVIDQVRLHFGEQPMSIRFFPDNRDAKAKLKTGKNDFLIERPQAQLHGTVYSKSDAPSITSTQLDVTPETGDFPCIEIETSPAFTHEIVTVLRANPRGSSPAKVNVTSTEKGWKLNSKQATFHIDTQSATPVIQLSLA from the coding sequence ATGACACGACGCGACCTCCTACGCTACGCCAGCGGCAGCCTCCTGCTAGCCAGCCTGCCCGCTTCCCTCGGCGCCAAAAACACCTCCTCCCAACGCCTCTTTTTCGAACGGTACGAGATCGGGAAAATACGGGCCAACGCCCGCAGCGCCCTGCTGGCCCCGACCTACCGAGAATGGGCAAGCCGCGACTTGAGCGAATTGCAGGACGCCCTCCACGCCTTCGAGCAATCAGGCGACATCGTTCGCGACTTCGCTACCATCATCAACCGCTTAACCGAATTTTCCCTCGTGCAGCTCGTGGAACCGAGTTCCCAAAGACGCGATGCTCTGCTTTCCGCCCTCAAGCGCTTGATCAGCTACCCGAAATGGGACTACTTCCTCGACGGCGACAAGGAGATCGGAATCCAACGCTCCTCCCTCGCCACCGTGCGAATCCTCTTTGCTCGCGAAGTGCTGGACGACGCCATCGACGACAGCCTGGACAAGAAGATTCTCGACGCGATTGCGGCCAAAGGATGCCTGCCCTGCTACCGCGCCGTCTACGGTATGGACCATCCGGATACCGTCACTGGCTGGAGATTCGACGACCGCCATGAAGGCTTCTACCAGCTCTCCATGGAGCGATGGCCCATGATCCTCGGCGACAACAACCTCCGCTCCGCTCCAAGCAGCGCCTTAGGGATCGGAGCCATCGCATTGCTCGGGCACGATCCGCGGGCCCAGCAGTGGCTCGACACCGCTGTATCCAGTTTTCAACGCGTCCTTCGGCTCTTTTCCCCGGATGGCAGCTACTTCGAAGGCCTCAGCTATGCGAACTACACCCTTCGCACCGCCCTTAATTTCTTCGACGCCCATGCTCGCAGCGTCGGCGGCATCGACTGGAGTAAAAAGGCCAACTTCGACGGCATGCTCGATTTCATCGCGAGCATGCAAGCCGGGAAAAACGCCGACGGAACTCCTGACATCGTCAACTTCAGCGACGCCCGCAGCAGCGTCTACGCCTGCGTGCCCGCCTGGATCGGAAAACAAACCGGCAACCCCCTCGCCCAGTACCAGGTCGAGCAAATGAGCCTCCCCACCTACTTTCTCGACTTCCTTTGGTACGAGCCCGGCAAAGCCTCCAGCCCGCCGCCGCCTGCTTTGCTAAACGTCCGCAACCAACTCGACTGGGTACTCTGCCGCAGCGGCTGGGACCCTGACGATGCCGTGCTGGCCTTCCGCAGCGGCGGCCCTTGCAACCACGAACACGCGGACCGAAACCATATCACCTACAAGTTTCACGGCGAACGCTTGCTCACCGACCTCTTCGGCGCCGCCTACGACAGCCGCCACTCGGGCTGGGAAATGCGAAAAACCAAAGCCCACAACTCCGTCCTCGTGAACGGCATGGGCAACCATTACCACGATGGGCAAGAGGGCACCAACGACAGCAAGTCCTACGCAGCCATCACTCAATACCAGATACAAGGCGACACGGTCTGGTGGACCAGCGACGCCACCGCCGCCTACTTAATCGAAAACGACCACATCACAAAAGTCCTTCGCACCGTTATCTTCCACAAACCGGATCTCGTCATAGTGATTGATCAAGTACGCCTGCATTTCGGCGAACAGCCCATGAGCATACGCTTCTTCCCGGATAACCGTGACGCCAAAGCGAAACTGAAAACCGGCAAAAACGATTTCCTCATCGAGCGTCCTCAAGCCCAGCTGCACGGCACCGTCTATTCTAAATCCGACGCCCCTAGCATCACTTCAACACAACTGGACGTGACTCCCGAAACCGGCGACTTCCCTTGCATCGAAATCGAGACCTCGCCCGCCTTTACGCACGAGATCGTGACCGTGCTCAGAGCAAACCCGCGCGGCAGCTCCCCCGCGAAGGTCAATGTCACTTCCACCGAAAAAGGTTGGAAGCTCAACAGCAAGCAAGCCACCTTCCACATCGACACCCAATCCGCCACTCCCGTGATCCAGCTTTCGCTCGCTTAA
- a CDS encoding aspartate aminotransferase family protein yields the protein MNSQIDLSKMTPAHAAHYANASKRIPWATQTNAKRYDGELIPSRPPFLKKAQGCRVWDLDDKSYIDYKASLGPIILGYQYPEVDDAVRKQMQDGVLFSMASPLELETAEAILDTVGWADKIRYMKTGADVCASCLRLARSKTGRNHFLTSGYHGYQDWFALAWPNNGIPTDLHKFSHAIEYGDLRAVDEVFDSIGHELAAVIVSPVEWHKAPSPKFLQKLRDKCDAYGTVLIFDEVLTGFRLAKGGAAEYFGVTPDLSAYAKAIANGYPLSAYAGKSEFMDALDRTIITTTYAGECLSLAAAKATMDVLRREPVNEHIAALGQTLRDGFDSVFQELSFPARTEGLPHAPTIQFAGNEDEQSAARIKLFDQLYQRGIFANKEWFITYSHQESDIAETLEKFRDSVKSIV from the coding sequence ATGAACAGTCAAATCGACCTATCGAAAATGACGCCCGCTCACGCGGCCCACTACGCGAACGCGTCCAAGCGCATCCCCTGGGCCACCCAAACCAACGCTAAACGCTACGACGGTGAACTCATCCCCTCACGCCCTCCCTTCCTCAAGAAGGCCCAAGGCTGTCGCGTCTGGGACCTGGACGACAAATCCTATATCGACTACAAGGCATCTCTCGGTCCGATCATTCTCGGGTACCAGTATCCAGAAGTTGACGACGCCGTCCGCAAGCAGATGCAAGACGGCGTGCTGTTCTCCATGGCAAGCCCTCTCGAACTGGAAACGGCGGAAGCCATCCTCGATACCGTAGGATGGGCCGACAAGATTCGCTACATGAAAACGGGAGCCGACGTCTGCGCTTCCTGCCTTCGACTCGCCCGCAGCAAGACTGGCCGAAACCACTTTCTCACGAGCGGCTACCACGGCTACCAAGATTGGTTCGCCTTGGCCTGGCCCAACAACGGCATCCCCACCGACTTGCATAAATTTTCCCACGCCATCGAGTACGGAGACCTGCGAGCCGTCGACGAAGTATTCGACTCCATTGGCCACGAACTCGCCGCCGTAATCGTCTCTCCGGTCGAATGGCACAAGGCACCGAGCCCGAAGTTTTTGCAAAAACTGAGAGATAAATGCGACGCGTATGGCACAGTCCTCATTTTCGACGAAGTCCTCACCGGATTCCGTCTCGCTAAAGGAGGAGCCGCCGAATACTTCGGCGTTACACCCGACCTATCCGCCTACGCCAAAGCGATCGCCAATGGGTATCCACTTTCAGCCTACGCCGGAAAGTCAGAGTTCATGGACGCCCTCGACCGCACTATAATCACCACGACCTACGCTGGCGAATGCCTTTCCCTCGCCGCTGCCAAGGCAACCATGGACGTGCTCCGCCGCGAACCCGTTAACGAACATATCGCCGCGCTTGGACAAACGCTGCGCGACGGCTTCGATTCCGTCTTCCAAGAATTGAGTTTCCCAGCAAGGACCGAAGGACTCCCCCACGCTCCCACCATCCAGTTCGCCGGCAACGAAGACGAGCAAAGCGCCGCTCGCATCAAGCTCTTCGACCAGCTTTACCAGCGAGGCATCTTCGCCAATAAAGAGTGGTTCATCACCTACTCCCACCAAGAAAGCGACATTGCCGAAACGCTGGAAAAGTTCCGAGACTCGGTGAAGTCGATAGTCTGA